The genomic interval GGGACATGAAGTTCCTTGGGGACCAAGCTAACTGAAATTACCTTATGCAAGGAGTTGGCAGGGGCCGGGGCATTTGAGTTGGGCCTTGAAGAAGGAGTACAGATTAGAGGTGGCGTTCCAGGGGTGGATAACCAAAGGCAGGGAGAAGTGAAATAGAGCAGGGTCTGGTGGGAACTATACTTAGTCTGAGTGGTGGAAGGAGATGTGCTTGTGGGGGCAGCCAAGGTGGGCTGTGCAATTGGTAGAGATGAGATGAACAAAGTGGGCTGGATGCAAAATGTTCCAGAGACCAAAGGAGTAGGCAATAAATGTATAAGAAGTCATGAAGTTCGAATTACGTGCACAAATAATTGGGTTGAACTACATGAAATTGCTGACACGCTAACATTTTTGACTTACGGAACCAGCAGTTTCACATGAGTCAGCCTAATACATAGCTCTGGATCTTTTCCCAAACAGAATCCTAGGGAACACCTATCTTTAGGTGTTCACATCCTTTGTCTCCCTTGTAGGACAGAAATTATCCCCCTTTCATTGACAAGTAAACTGAGACCCCAGGAGTGCCTGAGACTCCCCAGGTAGTAACAAGTGCAAGTGGTGGGTAAGCCCTGGCCTCCTGATTCCGAGTACCTAGCACCATCTATGGCCCCTGCCTTCCCCGCCTGCCTTCAGAGCTCGAGTATTTATTCCCTCACACATAAGCTTGGATGGGATCCCTTCTCCACGCAACTGTTTGTCTGGGAGATTCCACAAATCCTCTCCAAATGGCCCACTTCCCCAAGCTGCTTGTCTGGGTGTGTTTCTATTGAAAGGATAAGCCTGGAGACAGTACTTCGGGGCAGCTGGATCGTTCCCAGCTGCAAGGCTGATTTTCTCCTTCGTTTACCGGAAAGCCTCTCTTCAGAGAGATGCTTAATTATCCCTAAGCCACTGGCTGGGAAGAACTGGAAATGTCTTGGCAAATTGGGAAGGCAGGCGGGTTTTCTAAGGTTTACGCTCCCTTGTAGATGGGAAGGGGAAACTCCCATTTCTCAGGCACCTTCTGGGCTCCAGGTACTGCGTCTAGCTCTTTAATTACCTCATTTCAACCTTGTAACCACCCTGCAGAGTAGATCATATTctccccactttgcagatgaagaaactaaagctcagagatGATATTGTCCCAAGGCCCCTTGGGTAATATGATCCCAAATGGAAGAACAAGTCCAGTGTCAGTTCTGTTTAACAAATGTGTTTTGAGGGTTTaccctgtgccaggctctgtgtggGTGCCAGAAGCACAGAAaaatccttcctttctccttgagTTCTCTCTGTGCCATAGGGCTTTTAAGGCCACCCCTGGGGCTGTGCCTCCCCAGGACCGGGGCCACAAAACAAGGAGTGGACTGAAATGTATCTTTCAGCAAGTTAGAAAAACTGTAGCCTCCTCCCCAGACCTCTTCCAGGTCAGCCGAGGACGTTCTTTGCTTTATGCATTTGGTGCCCAAGGAAGGCAGCGATGGTACCAGAAGTGGCTGCGAGTGCTTAAAAGCAAATCTGGTGACCAGAACCCAGTCTCTCCTTCAGGCCTGGTTATAATTTCTCCAAACACTCTTCCAGTCCTCTCTCCCAGCACTCCCCCCTGACCCCTCCTCTATCGTGTCCACTTATTCCTAGAACATGACCTGGGCTGTCCTACCCCTGAGCATACCACACCTGACGCCCAGAATTTTCTGTGCCCTTCTGCAACCATCTCCAGTGAGTCTGATCCTATCCAGTCTTCAAGGTCCAGCCCcactgcttccttctccaggaagctctcCTCAACCCCACTCCAGTGGAAGACACTGCACTTCCTCAGGCATTAGGTAGTCTCTACCTTGTCTATGTCTGAGCCTTAGGTCCCTcttagactgtgagctccttacACTTAGGAGGGCCTGATCTGGGTTACTAATTTGTTCATTTAGATATTTACATCCTTTCCATGATTCAGGCATTGGCTGCTTTCATGGAGCTTAAGGTCCAGCTGTCTTCCCTGCAGCCCCAGCATAGCGCCTAGCACAGAGTGGGTGGGCACCCAGCAAGTGCATACTGCCCTTCTCCCATGAGGAATCCCCTCCAcaaccttcattttttttcatccaGCCAGGAGATAGTATAGGGATATGCAGAGATTGCAGATGAGTGGCCCACAGACTGCCTCTACCTACAAATATATTTGGTTTTGGCCTGtatagtgttttaaaattttaaattaactgctaacatttcaaaaatgggaaaattttcttaaaaatatggatTTCCTATCCCTCTTAGAAAGTCAGAAGATCTGGCATCACTGGCCCTGTGGACTGGGTACTGGAATTTGCAAAATGGCTTCTCCCTTTAGAAAGAGAATTCGCTCACCAATTTACCTTAGTCCTCACCACTCACTCTTGTCTGCCTAACGCTGAGACTGTTAGGTGCCATTAATTGCCTCATACCTGATTCTTCACTCAGTTATGTTACCTGTGTGGCTCCTGGTTATTTGGTTTGAAACCTCTGTAATTAAGGCCGATAGTCATACAGATTCTCATCCTGGTCTTACCATTTGCCTTCTGTGTAAGGTTCTGGGCCTCATCTGAAAACAGGGACTGACAGCACTAACTTCATGGATGATtagaaggattaaatgagacaacgCGTGTAAAGTACTGAACTTGAGGCTGACGCGTATAAAGTACTGAGCTTGGTTTGTATTGGCAGTGCATGCCCACCCCAATGAGATCTCCCTTGGTTTGTTTGCAGTGCTACCAGACTGGGCTGATGTCCCAGTATGTCAAGTCCtggaaagcaggagacacagctttctGGAGAGGACCCTTCGGAGGCTTCTTCTATAAACCAAACCAGGTCAGTGCCCACGCTGCGTCCTCAGGAGACCCCTCCCAGCTTAGCCTCCAGGACTGCGGTTCTCATGTTTCAGGCCATAGAATCTCATTGCGGCATTCTTCTTGAGCCCAGACTTAATGCCAAGAGTATACTTGGGGTTGGACATGGGAGGAGATGGGACAGGTACTAAGAAACAAAACTGCCCATGTTCCAGAACCATCTGTGCCTGAACATTGCTTGGAAAAATTCATACTGTGAGCTAGGCATGTAGGGCCCTTACGCCAGCTGACTCTCAGATCTCTTTCCAGTTTCACGGGCCATTTACAAGACTGTGGAGACCACTCCCTAAGTACACCTTGTGACTCGCTGCTTGGAAGTCCCCTGCTTCCCAGGCCAAGGGTGCTTCCCCTCATCTTCATGGCATGTTCAAGTCCTCCCCTGACGTTCCTAGGAAAAAACACTAGTTTCTCATCAATTTGTGCACATAAGAAAGCAGTTTGACAGTATATACTAGGGACTTGGGACTTCCTTGTGTCTTAgttggcaaagaatttgcctgcagtacaagagaccacctgcaatgaaggagacctgggttagatccttggatcaggaagatcccctggagaaggaaatggcaaaccactccagtattctttcctgggaaatcccatggacaaaggagcctggtgggctacagtccatggggttgcaaagagttggacacaaatgagcaactaaaccaccactgggAGTCTTAGGAATCTTCACATCCTTGACCCAGTGCTTCCACTTCTGGAGTCTGTCCTAtggaaagaatccaaaatgctGCCTCTTGcacatgttcattgcagcttatttataatagcaagaaATTGGAGACAGCTGAACATCCAACAACAGCAATTAAGTACACTGGGTTACAGATACTTGATAGACTATTATCCtggatttaaaaattatgtttataaatgATGTTGATGCTTATGCTATAAGGTCAAGTGACCAATACTAAGTAAAATACTGAATACACAACAAGCTAGGAAACTTAAGTTAGATTATacagaaaaagtattaaaaaaaaaagcaataaaatgtcAGCATCTCTGGGTGGTGGAATtatgggtgatttttattttctttattatattttccaAATCACCCACAATGAGTACCTATTACCTTTATAatgaggaaaacaaagcaaaacaaatggaaaagaatgaatcATTCTTCCtctctattcttttatttttaattgaagtgtaattgatttacaatgttgtgatagcttcaggtatacagcagagtgattcagttacacacacacacacacacacacacacacacacacacacacatacattctttttcagattcttttcccttacaggttattacaaaatattaagtatGGTTTCTTGTGCTATACCGTAGGTCTCTGTTGGTTATCTAGCTTACATATGGCAGTGtgcatatgttaattccaaactcctaattcatccctcgtctcttttcctccttggtaaccataagtttgttttcttttttggccatgccatgcggcATGTGGGTCCCAGTTTCCCCACCGGGAATCAAACTTGTGCCCCTGCATTTGAagtgcagactcttaaccactgaacccccagggaagtccccacaaagTTTGTTTGCTATGTCTGTGTGTCCATTCTTTTTGTGTAACTTAAAAATAGCTTTTACTGGTATTCTCCTTACTACAAATATAGTATCTGTGTTCATTGCCCCCCAAAATCTGTAGATATAAAGAagctaaaagaagaaataaagaatacctGCAGGCCATCTTCCCAGACATAGCAGTCTTATGACCTTGGCATCCGTAGACCCCATGGGAAAGCCCCACACTTGCTGTCTGAGAGGGCATAGGGCCCAGCCGTGAAGGAAAAGACATGGCGTCTCACGCACCAACACTTGGCCGCTGAAACTGTGGCTGAGGCTTCGCTCTGCTCCTATGAGGGTGCCAGGGTGCAGGCTAGTCTTGCCACTCTGCAACCATCTTCATGGCAAGTGGCTCACGTCAGCCCTGAGACTGGCATATTAGCATCTGCCTTGCATTTGTTCCACAGACATTCATAGGGGTTCACCCAGGGCCAGGCCAGTGCTGGACCCTGGAGGCCCAGAGATGGGTCAGATGAGCCCTGTCCTCCAGATGCTCCCAGTCTGATGGGGAGGCAGGCGCACACATTGATGACAACACAGGGTGAAGAGGGTTCACAGAGGGCTGTGCGAAGACCTTCCTGTGGCTCAGGGGAGGCTCCCCAGAGGTGTGCCTGAGCAGTGATGGGAGAAAGAGGTGATTCATGGCAGACTCTGTGACTGGAGGCTGGGAGAACCGgagcacaggacaggatgacggGGCAGCAGTTGGGCTGTGAGGGGCAGGAATCTAACTGCATTAGGTCCCAGGCTCCATACCAGACACTTGTCATCTCTTTAATCCTCATGGCAGAGAAAGTGGGGCGTTCGGCTTGTGAGCGGGAACTTCTCGGTTGCGCACAGAAAAAGAACGATTTAAAAATGGGTGATGTTGAGAAGGGCAAGAAGATTTTTGTTCACAAGTGTGCCCAGTGCCATACTGTGGAAAAGAGAGGCAAGCACAAGACTGGGCCAAACCTCCATGGTCTGTTTGGACAAAAGACGGGTCAAGCTGCTGGATTCTCTTACACAGATGCCAACAAGAACAAAGGTATCACCTGGGAAGAGGAGATGCTGATGGagtacttggagaatcccaagaagtacATCCCTGGAACAAAGATGATCTTTGCTGGCATtaagaagaagggagagagggaagactTGATAGCTTATCTCAAAAAAGCTAccaatgagtaaaaaaaaaaaaaaaatcctcatggtAGTTCTGAGATAGGTGCTTTTCTGCagaggtctattttttttttttttttaaaccagtgaagaaaccaaggctctgAGAGGTGAAAGAACTTGCCCGGATCATAGGGCTGAGGGTTTACCCCGAGATCTGCATGGCCCGTGGTAGTCCAGGAAGCATTTCTTGCAGTAGTGTGGTGTGCAGTGGCTGTCACTAAAGCTACTGGAAACTCGGACCGCACTCACAGAGACCTGCAAAGGGTAGAGGTGAACACCTCACTGTGGGGGTCAGGCACTAACCTGCACAGCGCTGACCTTAAAGAGACCTAGAGCCAGGAAACAGGTTTGGAGAGGGGGAGCCGACGGAACAGGGGCCTCTTGGAGGCTCACTTTTATTGCCTGGCTCTCTGGGCcagcactgtgccaggcactgaggtaTAGTATCTCATTTAGTCTAGAGAAGAGCAGGCTCAGGATCCAAGCCAGGGTCCTCAGATATCTGCAAGGTGGCCCTGGGGCAGAGGAAGCAGcccagagggcagggctgggatgggggtggtgggcagaGCTTTGGTTGGAGCAGGTTTCAGGTCACTGTGAGATGAGAAGCTCTTCCTGGCAAGGGGAGTCAGCTTGTAACACAGAAGACTTCTTGGGAAGTAGTGGGCTTAtagttcagtcgccaagtcatgtctgactttttgcgaccccatggactgcagccaggcttccctgagcctcaccatctcccagagtttgctgaaattcatgtccactgaatcagtgatgccatccaaccatctcatccttggtcacCCTCCTCTCcatctgccttcaatcattcccagcatcagggtcttttccaatgaggtggctcttcgcatcaggtggctgaaggattggcgcttcggcatcagtccttccaatgagtattcagagttgatttcctttcagattgactggtttgatctagaGGGCTGCCTGTCAGCAGAAGTATCTAAGGAGAGTCCCGTGGGGATGCTTTAGAAGGCAGCCAGCCATTTGTAGGATGGCTGCACCACTGCTTTTCCTTGCAGCCTCCGGATTCCATGATTTCTGTTCCATAGGCCTCACAAGCTGTAGCTTTCACAGGCACAGAGGGTTCCCTGGAGGGGGTAGAGAGGGGAACTCAGATGGCTGGGGAGGACACCCCAGAAGGACAGTACCATCCAGTTCAAGCAAGCCCAGGAAAAGGCCCCATAGTTGGTAGGTGGAGTAAGACCCCTTCCCAACCCACCCCTGTCATGTACCGTCTTGTTCCCCAGTACGGGGAGCTCCTCATGCTGGCTGCCGGCACCGGCCTGGCTCCCATGGTGCCCATCCTCCAGAGCATCACAGACAATGCAGAGGACGAGACCTTCATCACCCTGGTCGGCTGCTTCAAGACCTTTGAGGGCATCTACATGAAAACCTTCCTCCAGGAGCAGGCCCGTTTCTGGAATGTCCGCACCTTCTTTGTCCTCAGCCAGGTGAGCCCAGGGGATGACTTGCGTCCCTGATGGAGACTCGGCTGTCCCCTTGCAACCCTCCCGAGGGCCTGCCGTGGGCTCTCTCACCCGTGCCGTAATGATCATTCTCGCCACTGGTGGAACCCACAGCATGTGCCTGTGTTGTCATGTTTGTCatgcagatgaggaagctgatgcTCAGAGGTGAAGGCACCAGCTTGTGTCATCCTGCCAGACGGGGTGAAGCCAGGATCTGAGCCCCAGGCTGTCTGCTTCCAGAGCGCTAGTTCTCACCCAGCATGCTTTGCTGCCTGCCATCCACCCTCCGGCATCCTCCGTTGTGTGGGCAAGGGGCCTGGTGATGGAAGCAGTGGGCCAAGCACAGACGTCCTCtggctgtcagagctgactgagGCAGGGACATGTTTCTGGGTAACCAGTCTCTCAGTGCTCCACCCAGTGCCAGGCACAGAGGAGGCACTCACTGTCAACAGCTGGTGGAATAAACTGGATCCGAGTTCAAGACATGTGTGAGGGTCTTTTCCACATTCCTTTTCTGTACAAGTCCCAGCCACTCTTGCTAGAAGCGGCTTTGCTTCCTGAGCCCTCTTCCCTCTGGTTCCCCATCCCTCCATTCATTCAAGTCACCGCTCTGGGACCTCCCCTCAGGGCCACAGCACAGGAGTGGGGGGCTGTCTTGCCCCTTACCTCAAGCTAGGCCTTCAGCTGTCTGTTCGTCTGCCTCCCCTAGTCTGTagcttcatttctctttcccGCACACCCTGGGTTGGGGTCCCCTGCTGGTGTCTCCCCTCCATTCTCTTGCTCAGGGTCAGCCTCGTTGCCCTGTACTTTGGGGCACCCTTCTCATCAGTTACCTCTGGAGGCAGCTTTAGAGGGTCCCTAATGACTTCCGTGATCCTCGACACTGTGGGTGGGGGGCTGTCAGGAAaccagggatcctgaggtccccaGGAGCCAGAATCCACAGGCCTGTCTATCAGGAGGAATGCTCAGTGGCCTGATTACCCAGGATGTCATGCTTGGTGAACGTGAACAGTGACCGCAGTGCCCAAGGTCAGAGATGAAGCAAAGGGCTGGTGGACAGccaggggggagggggggaggggagggccacAGAGATGGCTGACAAGGGCTTCCCTTCATCGAGCATTTtctctgtgcctggcactgttctaagcactgtaTGTGTATTAactcatatcagttcagttcagtcgctcagtcgtgtccgactctttgcgaccccatgaaccgcagcacgccaggcctccctgtccatcaccaactcccggagtttcctcaaactcatgtccatcgagtcggcgatgccatccagccatctcatcctctgttgtccccttctcctcctgcccccaatccctcccagcatcagggtcttttccagtaagtcaactcttcgcatgaggtggccaaattattggagtttcagcttcagcatcagtccttccaataaacacccaggactgatctcctttaggatggactggttggatctccttgcagtctaagggactcccaagagtcttctgaacaccacagttcaaaagcatcaattttttggtgctcagccttcttcacagtccaactcttacatccatacataactactggaaaaaccatagccttgactagacggacctttgttggcaaagtaatgtctctgctttttagtatgctatctagattggtcataactttctttccaaggagtaagcgtcttttaatttcatggtgcaatcaccatctgcagtgattttggagccccccaaaataaagtcagccactatttccactgtttccccatctatttgccatgaagtgatgggactggatgccatgatcttagtcttctgagtgttgagctttaagccaatgttttcattctcctctttcactttcatcaagaggctttttagttcctcttcactttctgccataagggtggtgtcatctgcatatctgagattattgatatttctcctggcaatcttgattccagcttgtgcttcttccagcccagcgtttctcatgatatactctgcatatactcACATAGTC from Dama dama isolate Ldn47 chromosome 20, ASM3311817v1, whole genome shotgun sequence carries:
- the LOC133041317 gene encoding cytochrome c-like yields the protein MTGQQLGCEGQESNCIRSQAPYQTLVISLILMAEKVGRSACERELLGCAQKKNDLKMGDVEKGKKIFVHKCAQCHTVEKRGKHKTGPNLHGLFGQKTGQAAGFSYTDANKNKGITWEEEMLMEYLENPKKYIPGTKMIFAGIKKKGEREDLIAYLKKATNE